In Horticoccus luteus, the following proteins share a genomic window:
- a CDS encoding ComEC/Rec2 family competence protein yields the protein MPQSLGQRAPLLWLVLPFAAGLAVEKARDLAPLPWLFAGAATGTVLALVALRRGDRGWSVALMVTLFFAGAASYTLHRARLPAWDHLPPREATVTVRIDRVFAPKFPNRVSALATVTATSEPLRELAGQRVYCGFTIGKNEAPPLRSAEVEIIGVIETLPRNPPANTFDGYLANAGLNFRLTRGRLLREVRAAGAYPRFRARAEERFKKILGTGVADRQPALTAVLRAMMLGEKQELSDEQDALFMQSGTMHLFAISGLHIGVIALSLQLLLGLLRLPRLVAFSACLVALSLYVDITGAAPSAVRALLMVALWRAAALLRLPDNSLAALTTSALVVLLIAPMQLFSASFQMSYAILAALLLLGRPLAEHWQASWQPFRHLPEVTWSKAQRAITAGWRWLATIVAFGVASSLVSTVTGVLFFGLFTPGALVANLVCIPTAMVIIVGGFASLVSGLLGVAAWSALFNHAALTLLTLLDGAIRLWVKAPGVWQSAAFAEPWIGNVALAGLLLALLWGYATDWRWRRGGWLPPFVVAGLALALGVTFAPPAPPPAPAPKKPVRRPAKMVQVAPMKSAYELAMERLAKSDPDAGKPLTTEQKARLAEIDRLYKGKLAEREIFLKKQLNDVLADGKADEAEKVQQQLVSERARLEEERDGEKERVRRNG from the coding sequence ATGCCCCAGAGTCTCGGACAGCGCGCGCCGCTGCTTTGGCTCGTTTTGCCTTTCGCCGCCGGCCTCGCGGTCGAAAAGGCCCGCGACCTTGCGCCCTTGCCGTGGCTTTTCGCCGGTGCGGCGACGGGCACGGTGCTCGCTCTCGTGGCGTTGCGGCGCGGAGACCGCGGATGGAGCGTGGCGTTGATGGTCACGCTGTTTTTCGCCGGCGCGGCGAGTTACACGCTGCACCGCGCGCGCCTGCCGGCGTGGGACCATCTGCCGCCGCGTGAAGCCACGGTCACTGTCCGCATCGACCGAGTCTTCGCGCCGAAATTCCCGAACCGCGTGTCCGCGTTGGCGACCGTCACCGCCACCTCTGAGCCTCTGCGCGAACTCGCCGGCCAGCGGGTGTATTGCGGCTTCACGATCGGCAAAAACGAGGCGCCCCCGCTCCGTTCCGCGGAAGTGGAAATCATCGGCGTGATCGAAACGCTCCCGCGCAATCCTCCGGCGAACACCTTCGACGGCTATCTGGCCAACGCCGGACTCAACTTCCGCCTGACGCGTGGTCGCCTCCTGCGCGAAGTGCGTGCCGCCGGCGCGTATCCGCGTTTCCGTGCACGCGCGGAAGAGCGTTTCAAAAAAATCCTCGGCACCGGCGTCGCCGACCGGCAACCGGCACTCACCGCCGTGCTGCGCGCAATGATGCTCGGCGAAAAGCAGGAACTGAGCGACGAGCAGGACGCGCTTTTCATGCAGAGCGGCACGATGCACCTGTTCGCAATCAGCGGCCTGCACATCGGCGTGATCGCGCTCAGCCTGCAGCTGTTGCTCGGCTTGTTACGACTGCCGCGACTCGTGGCGTTTTCGGCGTGCCTCGTGGCGCTCTCGCTTTACGTCGACATCACCGGGGCGGCTCCGTCGGCTGTGCGGGCGTTGCTGATGGTCGCACTGTGGCGCGCGGCCGCGCTGTTGCGACTGCCCGACAACAGTCTCGCGGCGCTCACCACCTCGGCGCTCGTCGTGCTGCTGATCGCGCCGATGCAGCTCTTCAGCGCGAGTTTCCAGATGAGTTACGCGATCCTCGCCGCGTTGCTGCTGCTCGGTCGACCGCTCGCCGAACACTGGCAGGCGAGCTGGCAACCCTTTCGCCATTTGCCGGAGGTGACGTGGTCCAAGGCCCAGCGCGCGATCACCGCGGGTTGGCGCTGGCTGGCTACGATCGTCGCGTTCGGCGTCGCCTCATCACTGGTGAGCACGGTGACGGGCGTGCTGTTTTTCGGACTGTTCACGCCCGGGGCGTTGGTGGCCAATCTGGTGTGCATCCCGACGGCGATGGTGATCATCGTCGGCGGCTTTGCCTCGCTTGTCTCGGGCCTGCTCGGCGTGGCCGCCTGGAGCGCGTTGTTCAACCACGCCGCCTTGACGCTTCTCACCCTGCTCGATGGGGCGATTCGCCTCTGGGTCAAGGCGCCGGGCGTGTGGCAATCCGCGGCGTTTGCGGAGCCATGGATCGGCAACGTGGCGTTGGCGGGGCTGCTCCTCGCGCTGCTCTGGGGCTACGCGACCGACTGGCGTTGGCGGCGGGGCGGTTGGTTGCCGCCGTTTGTCGTGGCCGGTTTGGCGCTGGCGCTCGGAGTCACGTTCGCCCCGCCGGCGCCGCCTCCTGCGCCGGCGCCAAAAAAACCTGTTCGCCGTCCGGCCAAAATGGTTCAGGTTGCACCCATGAAAAGCGCCTACGAACTCGCCATGGAACGCCTCGCCAAGTCGGACCCCGACGCGGGCAAGCCCTTGACGACTGAGCAAAAAGCGCGTCTCGCGGAGATCGACCGCTTGTATAAAGGCAAACTCGCCGAACGCGAAATTTTCCTCAAGAAGCAGCTCAACGACGTGCTCGCCGACGGGAAAGCGGACGAGGCGGAAAAAGTGCAGCAGCAACTCGTCAGCGAGCGCGCCCGATTGGAGGAAGAGCGCGACGGCGAAAAAGAGCGCGTGCGCCGCAACGGTTGA
- a CDS encoding NADH-quinone oxidoreductase subunit N: MNLDLLKAAADANQWWAIFPEVALGCLALVLLVLEIVLPKTQHRLIPGAAIIGQLILLAGLLINFHSGFVGVETFGGLLRHTRDGQFLRVFFLLTSILVCWLGTVVLPRQKMPRVEFYHIVMVVSAAMMLLVQSNHFVMLFVALETITVGFYILVSYFRTNPLSLEAGLKYLIMGALSSGLLLFGIVLLYGVAGNPALPAHTANAMQFDALRDFLAANPDNLLAKIGIVLVLSGIAFKIGAFPFQIWIPDVYQGAPTPITALLAIGSKAAGFGILLALVHVAFAPYVSFTVPVLSAMAVATLIFGNLAALTQHNVKRLIGLSGVAHAGFLLMGVVASVTVPLALGAIYFYLFVYLLASFAVFGVMAHLAGADDTDQELDHYSGLAKESPLLAGVLAVGLGSLAGIPPLAGFMGKLFIFVSAFQAGLYVLLAVAIASVVVSIYYYFGWIKAAYFDSWRAPLPEGEPDPRPARTPVGPLAAVLLVLLALATIALGFYQGPLGNWLLTR; the protein is encoded by the coding sequence ATGAATCTCGACCTCCTCAAGGCCGCCGCTGACGCGAATCAGTGGTGGGCGATCTTTCCGGAAGTGGCGCTGGGCTGTCTTGCGCTCGTTTTGCTGGTGTTGGAAATCGTGCTGCCGAAAACGCAGCACCGGCTCATCCCCGGCGCCGCCATTATCGGCCAGCTCATCCTGCTCGCCGGCCTGCTCATCAATTTCCACTCGGGCTTCGTGGGCGTGGAAACGTTTGGCGGCCTGCTGCGGCACACGCGCGACGGCCAGTTCCTGCGCGTGTTTTTCCTGCTGACCTCGATCCTCGTCTGCTGGCTCGGCACGGTCGTGCTGCCGCGGCAGAAAATGCCGCGCGTCGAATTCTACCACATCGTGATGGTCGTCTCGGCGGCGATGATGCTGCTGGTGCAGAGCAATCATTTCGTGATGTTGTTCGTGGCGCTGGAGACGATCACGGTCGGCTTCTACATTCTCGTCAGTTATTTCCGCACCAACCCGCTCTCGTTGGAAGCCGGGTTGAAATACCTGATCATGGGTGCGCTCAGTTCGGGCCTGCTGCTTTTCGGCATCGTGCTGCTCTACGGCGTCGCGGGTAACCCGGCGTTGCCCGCCCACACGGCGAACGCGATGCAGTTTGACGCGCTGCGCGACTTTCTCGCGGCGAATCCCGACAATCTCCTGGCGAAGATCGGCATCGTCCTCGTGCTCTCGGGCATTGCTTTCAAGATCGGGGCGTTTCCGTTCCAGATCTGGATTCCGGATGTGTATCAAGGTGCGCCGACGCCCATCACGGCGTTGCTGGCGATCGGCTCGAAAGCCGCGGGCTTCGGCATTTTGCTGGCCCTCGTGCACGTGGCGTTCGCGCCTTACGTTTCGTTTACGGTGCCGGTGCTCTCGGCCATGGCGGTCGCCACGTTGATTTTCGGCAATCTCGCGGCGCTCACGCAGCACAACGTGAAACGCCTCATCGGTCTGTCGGGCGTGGCCCACGCGGGTTTCCTCCTGATGGGCGTGGTGGCCTCGGTCACCGTGCCGCTCGCACTCGGGGCGATCTACTTTTATCTTTTTGTCTACCTGCTCGCGTCCTTCGCCGTGTTCGGGGTGATGGCTCATCTCGCAGGTGCCGACGACACGGATCAGGAACTCGACCATTACAGCGGCCTCGCGAAGGAGAGTCCGCTGCTGGCCGGCGTGCTTGCCGTGGGCCTCGGCTCGCTGGCGGGCATTCCTCCGCTGGCCGGCTTCATGGGCAAGCTCTTCATTTTCGTGAGCGCGTTCCAAGCCGGACTCTACGTGCTGCTGGCAGTCGCCATCGCAAGTGTGGTGGTTTCGATCTACTATTATTTCGGATGGATTAAAGCCGCTTACTTCGACTCATGGCGCGCGCCGTTGCCGGAAGGCGAACCTGATCCCCGGCCCGCGCGCACGCCGGTCGGCCCGCTCGCGGCGGTGCTGCTTGTCCTTCTCGCCCTCGCCACGATCGCGCTCGGCTTTTATCAAGGTCCGCTCGGCAACTGGCTCCTGACGCGGTAA
- a CDS encoding endonuclease/exonuclease/phosphatase family protein, protein MPLRVLQFNMQFGQGWDEAHPDQAPVDLDATIAEIRRHEADVVFLQEVEQAQTGGRQVEPPPNYTRLCAALPGYDSCFSYPRADPRELPFGLGLAIFSRTPLRDTFREDLPSPPISFDFFGEAKTPTDRVLIGARTVVEGREITLLNTHLLAFFMLKTSGARYPQQRERVAELLRAQNGPTLLAGDFNASNHAALIAQFGACGFSTAQQTEITWRRRPYVLDHIFFNAGLQCTDCRVEPTPTSDHHALVADFILAEQGAETVAPSSAQTAA, encoded by the coding sequence ATGCCGCTCCGCGTTCTCCAGTTTAACATGCAGTTTGGCCAAGGGTGGGATGAGGCGCATCCGGATCAGGCCCCCGTTGATTTGGACGCCACGATCGCCGAAATCCGCCGGCATGAGGCGGACGTCGTTTTTCTGCAGGAAGTGGAGCAAGCCCAAACGGGCGGCCGGCAGGTTGAGCCTCCGCCCAATTACACCCGGCTGTGCGCAGCCCTGCCGGGCTACGACAGTTGCTTTAGCTACCCGCGCGCCGATCCGCGCGAACTGCCGTTCGGCCTCGGACTCGCGATTTTTTCCCGCACGCCGCTGCGCGACACTTTTCGCGAAGACCTGCCGTCGCCCCCGATCTCGTTTGATTTTTTCGGCGAAGCTAAAACGCCCACGGATCGCGTGCTGATCGGTGCTCGCACCGTCGTCGAAGGGCGCGAGATCACGCTGCTCAACACGCACCTGCTGGCGTTCTTCATGCTCAAAACCAGCGGCGCGCGTTACCCGCAGCAGCGCGAACGGGTCGCTGAGCTCCTGCGCGCGCAAAACGGACCGACCCTGCTGGCCGGGGACTTCAACGCGAGCAACCATGCCGCGCTGATCGCGCAGTTTGGCGCGTGCGGATTCTCCACGGCGCAGCAGACCGAAATCACCTGGCGCCGCCGGCCCTACGTGCTCGACCACATTTTCTTCAATGCGGGCCTGCAATGCACGGACTGCCGCGTCGAGCCGACGCCGACCTCCGACCATCACGCCTTGGTCGCCGATTTCATTCTCGCCGAGCAAGGAGCCGAGACCGTGGCGCCAAGTTCCGCGCAGACGGCGGCGTGA
- a CDS encoding FAD-dependent thymidylate synthase, which produces MKVTGLALVPPPTAADLPKVTPELLASVLARYSRSNEGIAAILEKVDVANPEASIDRILKFVDYGHASIGGLTGGLAIALDGVSMWLAYKLFEIAQMADGQESSTRYITMDAANVPTADELGIPADLAPRWHDVLTRAFAAYHAEYARLDALATAEPDRVRLPAGAKPAVVARLRKNYALDRARYFIPLATRTNVGLVQSSRMWAQTVKHLASLPHPEAQAAANLLREVLLKQSPRLMRHSGPEASFQQQAAQELAASCALGLDRLSADPLYDDVWVQVDRATPPWLPERQSVAGALQARANRYAYQGTATRRMRVTFAWNNMALAELRDLNRHRTGHRYTPLIQAGFYLPPEIDRAAHTDLLAAQADLTRALLERRSPAYVYSLLLGAQTPFEHSTHADKFIYEAELRTGVGAHFRYADHLSAALREFFKQVPDAKQWVVEGTAEPE; this is translated from the coding sequence ATGAAAGTCACCGGTCTCGCCCTTGTGCCGCCGCCCACCGCGGCGGATTTGCCGAAAGTCACGCCGGAATTGCTGGCCTCCGTGCTCGCGCGTTACTCGCGCAGCAACGAAGGCATCGCCGCCATCTTGGAGAAGGTCGACGTCGCCAATCCCGAGGCCTCGATCGATCGCATCCTCAAATTCGTCGATTATGGGCACGCCTCGATCGGGGGGTTGACGGGCGGACTGGCGATCGCGCTCGACGGAGTGTCGATGTGGCTCGCGTATAAACTCTTCGAAATCGCCCAGATGGCCGACGGGCAGGAGTCGAGCACGCGCTACATCACCATGGATGCGGCCAACGTGCCCACGGCCGATGAGCTCGGCATCCCGGCTGACCTCGCGCCCCGCTGGCACGACGTGCTGACGCGCGCCTTCGCCGCCTATCATGCCGAATATGCGCGGCTCGATGCGCTCGCAACCGCGGAGCCGGACCGCGTGCGGCTGCCGGCTGGCGCCAAACCTGCGGTCGTCGCGCGGCTCCGCAAGAATTACGCGCTCGATCGCGCGCGTTACTTCATCCCGCTCGCCACGCGAACGAATGTCGGCCTCGTGCAGTCGTCGCGCATGTGGGCGCAGACGGTGAAACATCTTGCCTCGCTCCCGCACCCCGAGGCGCAGGCCGCGGCCAACCTGTTGCGGGAAGTGCTCTTGAAACAATCGCCGCGCCTGATGCGGCACAGCGGTCCCGAGGCGTCGTTTCAGCAACAAGCCGCTCAGGAGCTTGCGGCCAGTTGCGCCCTTGGGCTCGACCGACTCTCCGCAGATCCGCTTTACGACGACGTTTGGGTGCAAGTGGACCGGGCGACCCCGCCGTGGTTGCCGGAACGGCAGTCGGTTGCCGGCGCACTGCAGGCGCGCGCGAACCGCTACGCCTATCAGGGCACCGCGACGCGTCGCATGCGCGTGACGTTTGCGTGGAATAACATGGCGCTGGCCGAACTGCGCGATCTCAACCGCCATCGGACCGGACATCGCTATACGCCGCTCATCCAGGCGGGATTCTATCTGCCGCCTGAGATCGACCGCGCAGCGCACACCGACTTGCTCGCAGCGCAAGCGGATCTCACGCGCGCCCTGCTCGAGCGCCGCTCTCCGGCCTATGTTTATTCGTTGCTCCTCGGCGCGCAGACGCCGTTCGAGCATAGCACGCATGCGGACAAGTTTATCTACGAAGCGGAGCTGCGCACGGGAGTCGGCGCTCATTTCCGCTATGCGGACCACCTGAGCGCTGCCTTGCGGGAGTTTTTCAAGCAAGTCCCCGACGCGAAACAGTGGGTTGTCGAGGGCACGGCCGAGCCGGAGTAG